The following are from one region of the Osmerus mordax isolate fOsmMor3 chromosome 1, fOsmMor3.pri, whole genome shotgun sequence genome:
- the il19l gene encoding interleukin 19 like: MVMKVLSESSCSRLLLMLFCLTGCAMGLRVHLGSCTVSAHTHELRKHYSEIRASVIAEDSNMDMRLLRGAVMKNMQEGETCCFLRLLLRFYVERVFTSHASSHPQNRRTISVLANAFITIKTDLKLCHCHCGENTRSRLDSLNTDFDKLGVQQAALKALGELDSVLEWLEGLGPHTHIHPSSP, from the exons atggtgatgaaGGTGTTGTCAGAGTCCTCCTGCTCCCGGCTCCTCCTCATGCTGTTCTGTCTAACAGGATGTGCCATGGGCCTCAGGGTACACCTAGGCAGCTGCACtgtcagtgcacacacacatgaactacGCAAACACTACTCTGAGATACGGGCAAGCGTg ATTGCAGAAGACAGTAACATGGACATGAGATTACTGAGAGGAGCAGTGATGAAGAATATGCAG gagggggagacatgCTGTTTCCTGCGTCTGCTACTGCGCTTCTACGTGGAGAGAGTGTTCACCAGCCacgcctcctctcatccccagaACCGCCGTACCATCAGTGTGCTGGCTAATGCCTTCATCACCATTAAGACAGACCtcaaactgtgt CATTGCCACTGTGGAGAGAATACCAGAAGCAGGCTGGACTCCCTAAATACTGACTTTGACAAG ctAGGAGTGCAGCAGGCAGCACTGAAGGCTTTGGGGGAGCTGGACTCTGTCCTGGAGTGGCTGGAGGGTCttggtcctcacacacacatacacccttcatcaccatga
- the il10 gene encoding interleukin-10 — protein MTPYSSLLSFLAALCMCGHALTSRVVCSDRCCSFVEDFPARLKELRASFSKIRDYYEANDELENSLLNDSFENSLQTPSGCHIMDNLLKFYLDTVLPTAISGTTNDNDFKSPIDSIGNILNDLKKELMQCRHYFSCKKPFDITEFISTYNKMENKGLYKAMGELDLFFNHIETYLASKRRKH, from the exons ATGACTCCATACTCTTCACTCTTGTCTTTCCTGGCtgcactgtgtatgtgtggccaTGCCCTCACCTCTCGTGTGGTGTGCTCTGACCGCTGCTGCTCCTTTGTAGAGGACTTCCCTGCCAGGCTCAAGGAGCTGCGTGCATCCTTCTCCAAGATCAGAGACTACTAT GAAGCCAATGATGAACTGGAGAATTCCCTCCTAAacgacagttttgaaaacagtcTTCAA ACTCCGTCTGGATGTCACATTATGGACAACCTATTGAAGTTCTATCTGGACACTGTGTTGCCAACAGCTATCAGCGGAACGACGAATGATAACGATTTCaaatctcccattgactccATTGGAAACATACTTAACGATCTCAAGAAGGAGCTTATGCAATGT AGACATTATTTTTCCTGCAAGAAACCATTTGACATTACAGAGTTCATTTCCACCTATAACAAG ATGGAGAACAAAGGTCTGTACAAAGCCATGGGAGAGCTGGACTTGTTCTTCAACCACATTGAGACGTACTTGGCATCAAAACGAAGGAAACATTGA
- the mapkapk2a gene encoding MAP kinase-activated protein kinase 2: MLSNSQNQPLFPTPQGQQNSVGQQNAGQLQFHVRPTLQIKKNAITDDYKVTSQVLGLGINGKVLEIFHKKNGDKYALKMLQDCAKGRREVELHWRASPCSNIVRIIDVFENLYQGKKCLLIIMECMDGGELFSRIQDRGDQAFTEREASDIMKSIGEAIQFLHATNIAHRDVKPENLLYSSKRPNPLLKLTDFGFAKETTSHNSLATPCYTPYYVAPEVLGPEKYDKSCDMWSLGVIMYILLCGYPPFYSNHGLAISPGMKTRIRNGQYEFPNPEWGDVSEDAKQLISALLKTEPTQRMTITEFMNHPWINQSMEVPQTPLHTSRVLKEEKDAWEDVKEEMTSALATMRVDYEQIKIKTIQDSTNPLLMKRRKKANKDSDTQTPAH, encoded by the exons ATGTTATCGAATTCTCAGAACCAGCCGCTGTTCCCTACCCCACAGGGGCAGCAGAACTCGGTAGGGCAACAGAACGCAGGGCAGTTACAGTTCCACGTCAGACCGACTCTGCAGATAAAAAAGAACGCCATAACGGATGATTACAAGGTCACAAGTCAGGTACTGGGTCTGGGCATAAATGGCAAGGTACTCGAGATTTTTCACAAGAAAAATGGAGACAAGTACGCTCTAAAG aTGCTGCAGGACTGTGCCAAGGGTCGCAGGGAGGTGGAGCTACACTGGAGGGCATCACCCTGCTCCAACATCGTACGGATCATCGATGTCTTTGAGAACCTCTACCAGGGAAAAAAGTGTCTGCTCATTATTATGGAATG CATGGATGGGGGAGAGCTGTTTAGTCGTATCCAGGACAGAGGTGACCAGGCCTTcacagagagag AGGCGTCTGACATCATGAAGAGTATAGGAGAGGCCATCCAGTTCCTGCACGCCACAAACATTGCACACAGGGATGTCAAG CCAGAGAATCTGCTCTACAGCTCTAAGAGGCCCAATCCACTGCTCAAACTGACAGACTTTGGTTTTGCCAAAGAGACCACCTCACACAACTCTCTGGCCACTCCCTGCTACACACCCTACTACGTGG CACCTGAGGTCCTGGGTCCAGAAAAATACGACAAGTCATGTGATATGTGGTCATTGGGTGTCATCATGTATATTCT CCTGTGTGGCTATCCTCCATTCTACTCTAACCACGGCCTGGCTATCTCACCTGGGATGAAGACGAGGATACGCAACGGCCAGTATGAGTTCCCCAACCCGGAATGGGGTGATGTCTCAgaggatg ccaagCAGCTGATTAGCGCCCTACTGAAGACAGAGCCCACCCAGAGGATGACCATCACAGAGTTCATGAACCACCCCTGGATCAAT CAGTCCATGGAAGTCCCTCAGACTCCCCTTCACACAAGTCGTGtcctgaaggaggagaaggacgctTGGGAGGATGTGAAG gAGGAAATGACAAGCGCCTTGGCAACTATGAGGGTGGACTACGAGCAAATCAAAATCAAGACCATCCAGGACTCAACCAATCCCCTGCTCATGAAAAGGAGGAAAAAGGCTAATAAAGACTCTGACACACAGACGCCAGCTCACTGA